One Dreissena polymorpha isolate Duluth1 chromosome 9, UMN_Dpol_1.0, whole genome shotgun sequence genomic window carries:
- the LOC127845954 gene encoding uncharacterized protein LOC127845954, translating into MKLTIYLAVFVLLKMDAAFQEANGRQIPSSGGGDGESGGCSGNGGRGGRGGRGGGAGLDGEPGESGSSVGGGCGGRGGSGGRCGRGGGDGLDGEPGGSGSIFDGGNGGRGSSGGRGGRGGGNGLDGEPGGSGSVFGGGNGGRGGRGGGGLGGGGRGGGGRGGGGRGGDGGSGGGGGGDV; encoded by the exons ATGAAGCTTACAATCTATCTGGCAGTATTTGTCTTGTTGAAAATGGACGCAGCCTTCCAAG AAGCAAATGGAAGACAAATTCCAAGCAGCGGCGGCGGCGACGGTGAAAGCGGAGGTTGTTCTGGTAACGGCGGTCGTGGCGGCCGCGGTGGTCGGGGCGGCGGTGCTGGTTTAGACGGCGAGCCCGGTGAAAGTGGCAGTTCTGTCGGTGGCGGTTGTGGTGGTCGTGGCGGCAGTGGCGGTCGATGTGGTCGAGGCGGCGGCGATGGTTTAGACGGCGAGCCCGGCGGAAGTGGAAGTATTTTCGACGGCGGCAATGGTGGTCGTGGCAGCAGTGGTGGCCGTGGTGGTCGAGGCGGCGGTAATGGTTTAGACGGCGAGCCCGGTGGAAGTGGAAGTGTTTTCGGTGGTGGCAATGGTGGCCGTGGCGGCCGTGGTGGTGGCGGCCTTGGTGGTGGCGGCCGTGGTGGTGGCGGCCGTGGTGGTGGCGGCCGTGGTGGTGACGGCGGCagtggtggcggtggcggcggcg ATGTATGA